The Micromonospora sp. NBC_00421 genome contains a region encoding:
- a CDS encoding type I polyketide synthase has protein sequence MTADLHDTKRKLQTVEARDQEPLAIVSMSCRFPGGVRTPEDLWDLVADGRDALTEFPDDRGWDLESLYDPDPNQPGKSYTRVGGFLDAAGDFDASLFGISPREALAMDPQQRLLLETSWEAVERAGIDPLSLRGSQTGVFVGLSTSNYGMGLPHVPEGVDMYLGTGNTTSVASGRISFTLGLNGPAVTVDTACSSSLVALHLAVHALRRRECDLAIAGGVTVMATPGVFVVFSRQRGMSVDGRCKAFAAGADGTGWGEGGGVFVLERLADAERNGHPILAVIRGSALNQDGASNGLTAPNGPSQQRVIRQALANARLGTADVDMVEAHGTGTTLGDPIEAQALIATYGQDRPADRPLWLGSVKSNIGHTQSAAGVAGMVKMVMALRNGVMPETLHVDAPSTHVDWSAGAVSLLTERRPWPELDRPRRGGVSSFGVSGTNAHVIVEEYRPSVTTDAEQADEPTRTRDRACGLVASDVTAWPVSARSKGALAVLAARLAERVREHGAVDPTAVGWSLLTTRSTFDQRAVVVGADLDELLAGLDALAAGSPAGNLVSGTAVGSSAGPVFVFPGQGAQSARMAAGLVGRCPVFDVRLAECQRALAAYLNVDLVSVLTGDDESWLERVEVVQPVLWAVGVALAAVWQHAGVSPAAVVGHSQGEIGAACVAGILSLEDAARVVALRSRALAVLRGTGAMASVDLSADAVAERLPAFPGVGVAAVNGPATVVVSGPSQPVGDLVAACQAEGVRARIIPVDYASHSAAVRGVAEQLRTDLVDVTPRAGQVRLVSTLTGEWVDPESMGAEYWFENLRQTVLFDPAVRVAAAAGHSTFIEMSPHPVLAMPVTAILDDVGVTGHALGTLRRGEDDPTRLLTSLVTAHTIGLPVDLRKVLAETATVDLPTYAFDHQHYWLDGSGGPQLEGLTQGTADPGDAGFWAAVERGDLAALANVVTPADTPAEHAADALRPALPLLTSWRRQRRRQSDIDSWRYQDTWKPLTGVANRGMSGTWLVVLPTGDFVEPWQDASVEAIAAAGANVVPVPVSTTDVDRDLLGKLLREALATGTGTDGGDAEVTGVVSLLAFDELVHPLYPSVPGGFAATVALFQALGDIGLSAPMWSVTSGAVSVGRVDQLRAPMQALVWGFGRVAALEHPERWGGLVDLPEAVEERSADLLVAALTTAGEEDQIAVRPTGLLGRRLTRVPLGDSQPANPWEPSGTALVTGGTGALGGHAARWLARSGVENIIVVSRRGMAAPGARQLVDDLTALGARTTVVACDASDREALAELIDGIPDEQPLTTVVHASAVLDDALINEIRIDQIERVLQAKVDVAYHLHELTLGLDLSAFVMFSSFAGTVASSGVGNYAPSNAFLDALAQHRRGLGMPATAIAWGAWAGGGMADGPFGELLHRHGVPEMPPEAAITALHQVVDHGEPALTIADIAWERFAVAFTATRPGPLISDLPDVRRLQATEHAVAGTELPDGPDPLRDRLAGLPAADRMAVLLGLVRGQVAAVLNYASMESVDEHRAFRELGFDSVTAVELRNRLGTATGVALPVTLVFDYPTPTTLAEYLFAEVAQEDVVTPTVLLDDLDRIADSLDVVARDEAARVRATVRLQAMLSWLGQGGGGDIGRHLDDATDDELFAMVDKDLGIS, from the coding sequence GTGACCGCCGATCTGCACGACACGAAGCGCAAGCTGCAGACCGTCGAGGCCCGCGACCAGGAACCCCTCGCCATCGTGTCGATGAGCTGCCGGTTCCCCGGCGGCGTCCGTACGCCTGAGGACCTCTGGGACCTCGTCGCCGACGGTCGGGACGCCCTCACCGAGTTCCCGGACGACCGGGGCTGGGACCTGGAGTCGCTCTACGACCCCGACCCGAACCAGCCGGGCAAGAGCTACACGCGGGTCGGTGGGTTCCTCGACGCCGCCGGTGACTTCGACGCCTCCCTCTTCGGGATCTCCCCGCGCGAGGCCCTCGCCATGGACCCGCAGCAGCGGTTGCTGCTGGAGACCTCCTGGGAGGCGGTCGAGCGGGCCGGCATCGACCCGCTGTCCCTGCGCGGCAGCCAGACCGGCGTCTTCGTCGGGCTCAGCACGTCCAACTACGGCATGGGTCTGCCGCATGTGCCCGAGGGCGTCGACATGTACCTCGGCACCGGCAACACCACAAGTGTCGCCTCGGGCCGGATCTCGTTCACCCTCGGGTTGAACGGCCCCGCCGTCACCGTCGACACCGCCTGCTCGTCCTCCCTGGTAGCCCTGCACCTGGCGGTGCACGCGCTGCGCCGGCGGGAGTGCGACCTGGCCATCGCCGGTGGCGTCACCGTGATGGCCACCCCCGGCGTCTTCGTCGTCTTCTCCCGGCAGCGCGGCATGTCCGTCGACGGGCGGTGCAAGGCGTTCGCGGCAGGCGCGGACGGCACCGGCTGGGGCGAGGGCGGCGGGGTGTTCGTCCTGGAGCGGCTCGCCGACGCGGAACGCAACGGCCACCCGATCCTCGCCGTGATCCGGGGCAGCGCCCTCAACCAGGACGGCGCGTCCAACGGCCTCACCGCTCCGAACGGCCCGTCGCAGCAGCGGGTGATCCGGCAGGCTCTCGCCAACGCCAGGCTCGGCACCGCCGACGTCGACATGGTGGAGGCGCACGGCACGGGTACCACCCTGGGCGACCCGATCGAGGCACAGGCGCTGATCGCCACCTACGGGCAGGACCGGCCCGCCGACCGGCCGCTCTGGCTCGGCTCGGTGAAGTCGAACATCGGCCACACCCAGAGCGCCGCCGGGGTCGCCGGCATGGTGAAGATGGTGATGGCCCTGCGCAACGGCGTGATGCCGGAGACCCTGCACGTCGACGCGCCGTCGACGCACGTGGACTGGTCCGCCGGGGCGGTCTCGCTGCTCACCGAGCGCCGGCCGTGGCCGGAGCTGGATCGACCCCGCCGAGGCGGTGTCTCCTCGTTCGGGGTGAGCGGCACCAACGCCCACGTGATCGTCGAGGAGTACCGGCCGTCCGTCACCACCGACGCGGAGCAGGCCGACGAGCCTACCCGGACCCGCGACCGGGCTTGCGGCCTGGTCGCCTCGGACGTGACCGCGTGGCCGGTGTCGGCGCGGTCCAAGGGCGCGCTGGCCGTTCTGGCCGCCCGCCTCGCCGAGCGCGTGCGCGAGCACGGTGCGGTGGACCCGACAGCGGTGGGCTGGTCGCTGCTGACCACCCGGTCGACCTTCGACCAGCGGGCCGTCGTGGTCGGCGCGGACCTCGACGAGCTGCTGGCCGGTCTGGACGCCCTGGCCGCCGGCTCGCCGGCCGGGAACCTGGTGTCCGGTACGGCCGTCGGTTCGTCTGCTGGTCCGGTGTTCGTGTTCCCGGGCCAGGGCGCGCAGTCGGCGCGGATGGCGGCTGGTCTGGTGGGTCGTTGTCCGGTGTTCGACGTGCGGCTGGCGGAGTGTCAGCGGGCGTTGGCCGCCTACCTGAATGTGGACCTGGTTTCGGTGTTGACCGGGGATGACGAGTCGTGGCTGGAGCGGGTCGAGGTCGTCCAGCCGGTGTTGTGGGCGGTGGGTGTCGCGCTGGCGGCCGTGTGGCAGCACGCCGGTGTCAGTCCGGCGGCGGTGGTCGGTCACTCGCAGGGTGAGATCGGTGCCGCCTGTGTCGCCGGGATCCTCAGCCTGGAGGACGCGGCGAGGGTTGTCGCGCTGCGGTCGCGTGCGTTGGCGGTGTTGCGGGGCACCGGGGCGATGGCCTCGGTCGACCTGTCCGCCGACGCTGTCGCGGAACGGCTGCCGGCATTCCCGGGTGTGGGGGTGGCGGCGGTGAACGGGCCGGCGACGGTGGTGGTGTCGGGTCCGTCGCAGCCGGTGGGGGATCTGGTGGCGGCGTGCCAGGCCGAGGGCGTCCGGGCGCGGATCATCCCGGTCGACTACGCGTCGCACTCGGCGGCGGTGCGGGGGGTCGCCGAGCAGTTGCGCACCGATCTGGTGGACGTCACGCCCCGGGCGGGTCAGGTCCGTCTCGTGTCGACTCTGACGGGGGAGTGGGTGGACCCGGAGTCGATGGGGGCGGAGTACTGGTTCGAGAACCTGCGGCAGACGGTGTTGTTCGATCCGGCCGTCCGGGTTGCCGCCGCAGCGGGCCACAGCACGTTCATCGAGATGTCCCCGCATCCGGTGTTGGCGATGCCGGTGACCGCGATCCTGGACGACGTGGGCGTCACCGGGCACGCCCTGGGCACGTTGCGGCGGGGTGAGGACGACCCGACCCGCCTGCTGACCAGCCTGGTTACCGCCCACACCATCGGCCTCCCGGTGGATCTGCGGAAGGTCCTCGCCGAGACGGCGACGGTCGACCTGCCCACCTACGCCTTCGACCACCAGCACTACTGGCTGGACGGTAGCGGCGGACCCCAGCTGGAGGGCCTGACCCAGGGCACCGCCGACCCCGGCGACGCCGGCTTCTGGGCGGCCGTGGAACGCGGCGACCTGGCCGCGCTCGCCAACGTGGTCACCCCCGCCGACACCCCCGCCGAGCATGCCGCCGACGCGTTGCGGCCCGCCCTGCCGCTGCTCACCTCGTGGCGGCGGCAGCGACGCCGGCAGTCCGACATCGACAGCTGGCGTTACCAGGACACCTGGAAGCCGCTGACCGGAGTGGCCAACCGGGGCATGAGCGGTACCTGGCTCGTGGTGCTGCCGACCGGGGACTTCGTCGAGCCCTGGCAGGACGCTTCCGTCGAGGCGATCGCCGCGGCCGGCGCGAACGTCGTACCGGTCCCCGTCAGCACCACCGACGTCGACCGTGACCTGCTCGGCAAGCTCCTGCGGGAGGCCCTCGCCACCGGTACCGGCACCGACGGTGGGGACGCCGAGGTGACCGGCGTGGTGTCGCTGCTCGCCTTCGACGAACTGGTCCACCCGCTCTATCCCTCCGTACCCGGTGGCTTCGCCGCGACCGTCGCGCTCTTCCAGGCCCTCGGCGACATCGGCCTGTCCGCCCCGATGTGGAGCGTCACCTCCGGTGCCGTCTCCGTCGGCCGCGTCGACCAGCTCCGGGCACCGATGCAGGCGCTGGTCTGGGGCTTCGGCCGGGTCGCCGCGCTGGAACACCCGGAACGCTGGGGTGGCCTCGTCGACCTGCCCGAGGCGGTCGAGGAGCGCTCCGCCGACCTGCTCGTCGCGGCCCTCACCACCGCCGGCGAGGAGGACCAGATAGCCGTCCGCCCGACCGGACTGCTCGGCCGCCGCCTCACCCGTGTCCCGCTCGGGGACAGCCAGCCCGCCAACCCGTGGGAACCCTCCGGGACGGCCCTGGTCACCGGCGGTACCGGTGCCCTCGGTGGGCACGCCGCCCGCTGGCTGGCCCGCAGCGGAGTGGAGAACATCATCGTCGTCAGCCGGCGTGGCATGGCCGCGCCGGGTGCCCGGCAACTGGTGGACGATCTCACCGCCCTTGGTGCCCGCACCACTGTGGTCGCCTGCGACGCGTCCGACCGGGAGGCCCTGGCTGAGCTGATCGACGGCATCCCCGACGAGCAGCCCCTCACCACTGTCGTGCACGCCAGCGCGGTGCTGGACGACGCCCTGATCAACGAGATCCGGATCGACCAGATCGAACGGGTCCTCCAGGCCAAGGTCGACGTGGCGTACCACCTGCACGAGCTGACCCTCGGCCTGGACCTCTCGGCGTTCGTCATGTTCTCGTCCTTCGCCGGGACCGTGGCCAGCTCCGGCGTGGGCAACTACGCGCCGAGCAACGCCTTCCTCGACGCGCTCGCCCAGCACCGGCGTGGCCTCGGCATGCCCGCCACCGCCATCGCCTGGGGCGCCTGGGCCGGCGGTGGCATGGCCGACGGCCCGTTCGGCGAGCTGCTGCACCGGCACGGCGTCCCGGAGATGCCCCCGGAGGCCGCCATCACCGCTCTGCACCAGGTGGTGGACCACGGCGAGCCGGCGCTCACCATCGCCGACATCGCCTGGGAGCGGTTCGCCGTCGCGTTCACCGCGACCCGTCCCGGCCCGTTGATCAGCGACCTGCCGGACGTCCGTCGGCTCCAGGCCACCGAACACGCCGTCGCCGGCACCGAGTTGCCCGATGGCCCCGACCCGCTGCGGGACCGGCTCGCCGGGCTGCCCGCCGCCGACCGGATGGCCGTGCTGCTCGGGCTGGTCCGGGGCCAGGTCGCCGCCGTCCTCAACTACGCCTCGATGGAGTCGGTCGACGAACACCGGGCGTTCCGGGAACTGGGGTTCGACTCGGTCACCGCGGTCGAGCTGCGTAACCGGCTCGGCACGGCGACCGGGGTGGCCCTCCCGGTCACGCTGGTCTTCGACTACCCGACCCCGACTACCCTGGCCGAGTACCTCTTCGCCGAGGTGGCCCAGGAGGACGTGGTCACCCCGACCGTGCTCCTCGACGATCTCGACCGGATCGCCGACAGCCTCGACGTGGTGGCACGCGACGAGGCGGCCCGGGTCCGGGCCACCGTCCGTCTCCAGGCGATGCTCTCGTGGCTCGGCCAGGGCGGCGGTGGCGACATCGGCCGGCATCTCGACGACGCCACCGACGACGAACTGTTCGCGATGGTCGACAAGGACCTCGGGATCTCCTGA